Proteins from a single region of Sphingomonas morindae:
- a CDS encoding GGDEF domain-containing protein, whose product MRFYLATGFLFPRDFRLRLFLLCFLGTHLPLVTLIGWQLATHSWRWPPVLAVLIATMAGALLALSGAGALLAPIDHATEALLALQRGERVTPLPSGGEDQIGRLLTSVTAAAAATRQQITRLDAAAHDDALTGLRNRRGFLERVTPQLRLSEEAALALVDLDHFKKINDHYGHGEGDRVLQAFAGRLRAGLRRLDVVARWGGEEFAIFFPGTPAEEAACVVERIRQSLIDNPLQSLEGRPISFSSGVASVRFAVGDPIGDALGLADAALYAAKRGGRDQVRVAPVQPGDATASPGASGAFKGDSESSGG is encoded by the coding sequence ATGCGTTTCTATTTGGCCACCGGCTTTCTCTTCCCGCGCGATTTCCGACTGCGGCTCTTCCTCCTCTGCTTCCTCGGCACGCATCTGCCGCTCGTCACGCTGATCGGCTGGCAATTGGCGACGCACAGCTGGCGCTGGCCCCCGGTGCTGGCCGTGCTGATCGCCACCATGGCCGGCGCGCTGCTCGCTCTGTCGGGGGCGGGCGCGCTGCTCGCGCCGATCGATCACGCCACCGAGGCGCTGCTCGCCTTGCAGCGCGGCGAGCGCGTGACGCCGCTGCCGAGCGGCGGCGAGGATCAGATCGGCCGGCTGCTGACCAGCGTCACCGCCGCCGCCGCCGCGACGCGCCAGCAGATCACCCGCCTCGATGCCGCCGCGCATGACGATGCGCTCACCGGCCTGCGCAACCGGCGCGGCTTTCTGGAGCGGGTGACGCCCCAGCTCAGGCTGAGCGAGGAGGCCGCGCTGGCGCTGGTCGATCTCGATCATTTCAAGAAGATCAACGATCATTATGGCCATGGCGAGGGCGATCGCGTGCTCCAGGCCTTTGCCGGCCGGCTGCGCGCCGGGCTGCGGCGGCTCGATGTGGTGGCGCGCTGGGGGGGCGAGGAGTTCGCGATCTTCTTCCCCGGCACCCCAGCCGAGGAGGCGGCCTGCGTGGTCGAGCGGATCCGCCAGAGCCTGATCGACAATCCGCTGCAATCGCTGGAGGGGCGCCCCATCTCCTTCTCCAGCGGCGTCGCTTCGGTGCGCTTCGCGGTGGGCGATCCGATCGGCGATGCGCTGGGCCTCGCCGATGCCGCCCTCTATGCCGCCAAGCGCGGCGGCCGCGACCAGGTGCGCGTCGCGCCCGTCCAGCCTGGCGACGCCACCGCTTCCCCCGGCGCGTCCGGAGCGTTTAAGGGAGACAGCGAAAGCTCTGGAGGCTGA
- a CDS encoding pyridoxamine 5'-phosphate oxidase family protein: protein MPSDADIKAQFWKDLGASPFMMLGLDGARDGHTQPMTAKSEGDTGPLWFFTTKDNGLVAALEQSHRAIATYTGKGHDLFASIHGELSVDRDEAVIDRLWDKHVEAWFEHGRADPKLTLLRLDVETAEIWVTGSSIGAFVSRLFGKDPKQTYADNIAEVTL, encoded by the coding sequence ATGCCTAGCGATGCCGATATCAAGGCGCAGTTCTGGAAGGATCTGGGTGCCTCGCCCTTCATGATGCTCGGGCTGGACGGCGCGCGCGACGGCCATACCCAGCCAATGACCGCCAAGAGCGAGGGCGATACCGGCCCGCTCTGGTTCTTCACCACCAAGGACAATGGGCTGGTCGCCGCGCTCGAGCAGTCGCATCGCGCGATCGCCACCTATACCGGCAAGGGTCATGATCTCTTCGCCAGCATCCATGGCGAGCTGAGCGTCGATCGCGACGAGGCGGTGATCGACCGGCTGTGGGACAAGCATGTCGAGGCTTGGTTCGAGCATGGCCGCGCCGATCCCAAGCTCACCCTGCTCCGTCTTGACGTCGAGACCGCCGAGATCTGGGTCACGGGCTCGTCGATCGGGGCCTTTGTGTCGCGCCTGTTCGGCAAGGATCCCAAGCAGACCTATGCCGACAACATCGCCGAAGTGACGCTCTGA
- the ruvB gene encoding Holliday junction branch migration DNA helicase RuvB — protein sequence MSDERLLSPERLGEDVDAALRPKTLDDFVGQAAARENLRVFIGAAKARGEAMDHVLFFGPPGLGKTTLAQIVARELGVGFRATSGPVIAKSGDLAALLTNLEEGDVLFIDEIHRLAPAVEEVLYPAMEDRALDLMIGEGPSARSVRIDLPRFTLIGATTRQGLLTTPLRDRFGIPVRLQFYTVDELERVVGRAARLLALPIAPDGAREVARRSRGTPRIAGRLLRRVRDFAHMAGDPLVDARVADAALNRLEVDALGLDAMDRRYLLMIADIYRGGPVGVETLAAGLAEPRDTIEEVIEPYLIQLGLLARTARGRCLTGRAWTHLGLPPPAGSQEGLFD from the coding sequence GTGAGCGACGAGCGGCTGCTCAGCCCCGAGCGGCTGGGCGAGGATGTGGATGCCGCGCTGCGCCCCAAGACGCTCGACGATTTCGTCGGCCAGGCGGCGGCGCGCGAAAATCTGCGCGTCTTCATCGGCGCCGCCAAGGCGCGCGGCGAGGCGATGGACCATGTGCTGTTCTTCGGCCCGCCGGGGCTCGGCAAGACGACGCTGGCCCAGATCGTCGCGCGCGAGCTTGGCGTGGGGTTCCGCGCCACCTCGGGCCCGGTGATCGCCAAATCGGGCGATCTCGCCGCGCTCCTCACCAATCTCGAGGAAGGCGATGTCCTCTTCATCGACGAGATCCACCGGCTCGCGCCGGCGGTGGAGGAAGTGCTCTATCCCGCGATGGAGGATCGCGCGCTCGATCTGATGATCGGCGAGGGCCCCTCGGCGCGCTCGGTCCGGATCGATCTGCCGCGCTTCACGCTGATCGGCGCCACCACCCGCCAGGGCCTGCTCACCACGCCGCTGCGCGATCGCTTCGGCATTCCCGTCCGTCTGCAATTCTACACCGTGGACGAGCTGGAGCGCGTGGTAGGCCGCGCCGCGCGGCTGCTGGCGCTGCCGATCGCGCCCGACGGCGCCCGCGAGGTGGCGCGGCGATCGCGCGGGACGCCGCGCATCGCCGGCCGGCTGCTGCGCCGGGTGCGCGATTTCGCCCATATGGCGGGCGATCCGCTGGTGGACGCGCGCGTCGCCGACGCCGCGCTCAACCGGCTCGAGGTGGACGCGCTCGGCCTTGATGCCATGGACCGGCGCTATCTGCTCATGATCGCGGACATCTACCGGGGCGGCCCGGTGGGCGTGGAAACGCTGGCGGCGGGGCTGGCCGAGCCGCGCGACACGATCGAGGAGGTGATCGAGCCCTATCTCATCCAGCTCGGCCTGCTCGCGCGCACCGCGCGGGGCCGCTGCCTGACGGGACGCGCCTGGACGCATCTCGGCCTGCCGCCGCCCGCCGGCAGCCAGGAGGGGCTGTTCGATTGA
- a CDS encoding EamA family transporter: MIRRGGAGAAIAALLAAMLCFQLGASTAKQLFGQIGADGTTALRNLLGGLMLALVLRPWRRLPPRAAWPALLVYGVALGTMNLLFYRALRTVPLGVAVAIEFVGPLGVAAASIRRPAEALWIALALAGLACLLPWHEAAHGVDRAGALYALGAGGLWAIYILAGQRAGGALGAHAVAWGTLVAALVCAPIGIASAGRTLLDPAVLGLGLLVALLSSALPYSLEMIALTALPARAYGTLTSLDPALAALAGLALLGERLAGVQWLGILAIVAASIGTTRALRPTPPIAGGA; encoded by the coding sequence ATGATCCGGCGCGGCGGGGCGGGGGCGGCGATCGCCGCGCTGCTCGCCGCCATGCTCTGCTTCCAGCTCGGCGCCTCCACCGCCAAGCAGCTGTTCGGCCAGATCGGCGCGGACGGCACCACGGCGCTGCGCAACCTGCTGGGCGGTCTGATGCTGGCGCTGGTGCTGCGGCCCTGGCGCCGGCTTCCGCCGCGGGCCGCATGGCCGGCGCTGCTGGTCTATGGCGTCGCGCTCGGCACGATGAACCTGCTCTTCTATCGCGCGCTGCGCACCGTGCCGCTGGGCGTGGCGGTGGCGATCGAATTTGTCGGGCCGCTCGGCGTGGCGGCGGCATCGATCCGGCGGCCGGCGGAGGCGCTGTGGATCGCGCTGGCGCTCGCCGGCCTCGCCTGTCTCCTCCCCTGGCACGAGGCGGCGCACGGCGTCGATCGCGCGGGTGCGCTCTACGCGCTCGGCGCGGGCGGGCTGTGGGCCATCTATATCCTGGCCGGGCAGCGCGCGGGCGGCGCGCTCGGCGCGCACGCCGTCGCCTGGGGAACGCTGGTGGCGGCTTTGGTCTGCGCGCCCATCGGCATCGCCTCGGCGGGCCGCACGCTGCTCGATCCGGCGGTGCTCGGGCTCGGCCTGCTCGTCGCGCTGCTGTCGAGCGCGCTGCCCTATTCGCTGGAGATGATCGCGCTCACCGCGCTACCGGCGCGCGCCTATGGCACGCTCACCAGCCTCGATCCCGCGCTCGCCGCCTTGGCCGGGCTGGCGCTGCTCGGCGAGCGGCTGGCGGGCGTGCAATGGCTCGGCATCCTCGCCATCGTCGCCGCCTCGATCGGCACGACGCGCGCGCTGCGGCCGACGCCGCCGATCGCCGGCGGCGCCTGA
- a CDS encoding homogentisate 1,2-dioxygenase — protein MLVRLLPLAVILAAPAAAQPGPGAAPPAAAPLRGPPAAACPPPPGFAAWTKPMPMVAADHLATAPLPELDLGRAAVLALAPSEKLRYAAKPGKAGGAPSYGGLIAFTAPRAGRYRIALGAPAWLDVVRRGRVLRSTAHAHGPACGTVRKLVDFTLAPGRYTLQLAAAPAPTLTLMVVRQP, from the coding sequence ATGCTCGTTCGCCTGCTTCCGCTCGCAGTGATTCTCGCTGCGCCGGCCGCCGCCCAGCCCGGGCCGGGCGCAGCGCCGCCCGCCGCCGCGCCCTTGCGAGGGCCGCCCGCCGCGGCCTGCCCGCCGCCGCCGGGCTTCGCCGCCTGGACCAAGCCGATGCCGATGGTGGCGGCGGATCATCTCGCCACCGCGCCGCTGCCCGAGCTGGATCTCGGCCGCGCCGCCGTGCTCGCGCTCGCCCCCAGCGAGAAGCTGCGTTATGCCGCCAAGCCCGGCAAGGCGGGCGGCGCCCCCAGCTATGGCGGGCTGATCGCCTTCACCGCACCGCGCGCCGGCCGCTACCGCATCGCATTGGGCGCGCCGGCCTGGCTCGATGTGGTGCGGCGCGGGCGGGTGCTGCGCTCGACCGCGCACGCCCATGGCCCGGCCTGCGGCACGGTGCGCAAGCTCGTGGACTTCACGCTCGCGCCGGGGCGGTACACGCTGCAACTGGCGGCCGCGCCCGCGCCGACGCTGACGCTGATGGTGGTTCGCCAGCCGTGA
- a CDS encoding VOC family protein, with product MFSHVMLGADDLDAARAFYDAALGALGIAPGQLDARGRLVYSSGSVRFLVTRPIDGAPARPAHGGTIGFAAASPEAVRGWHAAGLAAGGTAIEDPPGIREATENRRLYLAYLRDPAGNKLCAAHRLA from the coding sequence ATGTTCAGCCATGTCATGCTCGGCGCCGACGATCTCGACGCCGCCCGCGCCTTCTACGATGCCGCGCTGGGCGCGCTGGGGATCGCGCCGGGCCAGCTCGATGCACGCGGCCGGCTGGTCTATAGCAGCGGGAGCGTCCGCTTCCTCGTGACGCGGCCGATCGATGGCGCGCCCGCCCGCCCCGCCCATGGCGGCACGATCGGCTTCGCCGCCGCCTCGCCCGAGGCAGTACGCGGCTGGCACGCCGCCGGGCTGGCGGCGGGCGGCACCGCGATCGAGGATCCGCCCGGCATCCGCGAGGCGACGGAGAACCGGCGGCTCTATCTCGCCTATCTGCGCGATCCCGCCGGCAACAAGCTGTGCGCCGCGCATCGGCTGGCCTGA
- the ruvC gene encoding crossover junction endodeoxyribonuclease RuvC has protein sequence MLILGLDPGLGSTGWGIIRAEGNRLAHIGNGQIRTEPGMALARRLALLHGALVEMIRAHRPDSAAVEEVLGNSNPQSTLKLGQARGVVLLAAAQAELVVGEYHPSIVKKAVVGTGGADKAQIQAMVARLLPGVRLAGADAADALAVAITHAHHLASARALLRRAS, from the coding sequence ATGCTGATCCTCGGCCTTGATCCCGGGCTGGGCTCGACCGGCTGGGGCATCATCCGCGCCGAGGGCAATCGCCTCGCCCATATCGGCAATGGCCAGATCCGCACCGAGCCCGGCATGGCGCTGGCGCGGCGGCTGGCGCTGCTGCACGGCGCGCTGGTGGAAATGATCCGCGCGCACCGGCCGGATTCGGCGGCGGTGGAGGAGGTGCTCGGCAACTCCAATCCGCAATCCACGCTCAAGCTCGGCCAGGCGCGCGGCGTCGTGCTGCTCGCCGCCGCGCAGGCCGAGCTGGTGGTGGGCGAATATCATCCCTCGATCGTCAAGAAGGCGGTGGTCGGGACCGGCGGCGCCGACAAGGCGCAGATCCAGGCGATGGTGGCGCGGCTGCTGCCGGGCGTGCGGCTGGCCGGCGCCGACGCGGCCGATGCGCTGGCGGTGGCGATCACCCACGCGCATCATCTCGCCTCGGCGCGGGCGCTGCTGCGGCGCGCGTCATGA
- a CDS encoding S-(hydroxymethyl)glutathione dehydrogenase/class III alcohol dehydrogenase, with protein MKTRAAVAFAAKQPLEIVELDLEGPRPGEVLVEIMATGICHTDAYTLDGLDSEGLFPSVLGHEGAGIVREVGAGVTSVAPGDHVIPLYTPECRQCKSCLSGKTNLCTAIRATQGKGLMPDGTTRFRYKGAPIFHYMGCSTFSNFTVLPEIAVAKIRKDAPFQSSCYIGCGVTTGVGAVVNTAKAEPGATIVVFGLGGIGLNVIQGARLVGAGAIVGVDINPDREAWGRQFGMTHFIDARGKDRAALIAEIAALTDGGADYSFDCTGNTEVMRTALECCHRGWGESIIIGVAEAGKEIATRPFQLVTGRVWKGTAFGGARGRTDVPKIVDWYMDGKIAIDPMITHVLSLDEINRGFDLMHAGESIRSVVVY; from the coding sequence ATGAAGACACGTGCCGCCGTCGCCTTCGCGGCGAAACAGCCGCTGGAGATTGTCGAGCTGGATCTGGAAGGCCCGCGGCCGGGCGAGGTGCTGGTCGAGATCATGGCGACCGGCATCTGCCATACCGACGCCTATACGCTGGACGGGCTCGATTCGGAGGGGCTCTTCCCCTCGGTTCTCGGCCATGAGGGCGCGGGCATCGTGCGCGAGGTGGGCGCGGGCGTCACCTCGGTGGCGCCGGGCGATCACGTCATCCCGCTCTACACGCCCGAATGCCGCCAGTGCAAAAGCTGCCTCTCGGGCAAGACCAATCTCTGCACCGCAATCCGCGCCACCCAGGGCAAGGGGCTGATGCCCGACGGCACCACGCGCTTCCGCTACAAGGGCGCGCCCATCTTCCACTATATGGGCTGCTCCACCTTCTCCAATTTCACCGTGCTGCCCGAGATCGCGGTCGCCAAGATCCGCAAGGACGCACCCTTCCAGTCGAGCTGCTATATCGGCTGCGGCGTCACCACCGGAGTGGGCGCGGTGGTCAACACCGCCAAGGCCGAGCCGGGCGCCACCATCGTGGTGTTCGGACTGGGCGGAATCGGGCTGAACGTCATCCAGGGCGCACGGCTGGTCGGCGCGGGGGCGATCGTCGGGGTCGACATCAATCCCGATCGCGAGGCCTGGGGCCGGCAATTCGGCATGACCCACTTCATCGACGCGCGCGGCAAGGATCGCGCCGCGCTGATCGCCGAGATCGCGGCGCTCACCGATGGCGGCGCCGATTACAGCTTCGACTGCACGGGCAATACCGAGGTGATGCGGACCGCGCTGGAATGCTGCCATCGCGGCTGGGGTGAATCGATCATCATCGGCGTCGCCGAGGCGGGCAAGGAGATTGCCACCCGCCCCTTCCAGCTCGTCACCGGCCGCGTGTGGAAGGGCACGGCCTTTGGCGGCGCGCGCGGACGCACCGACGTGCCCAAGATCGTCGACTGGTATATGGACGGCAAGATCGCCATCGATCCGATGATCACCCATGTGCTCAGCTTGGACGAGATCAACCGCGGCTTCGATCTGATGCACGCCGGCGAGAGCATCCGCTCCGTCGTCGTCTACTGA
- the fghA gene encoding S-formylglutathione hydrolase, with product MIETLSTARAHGGTQGLYRHASTATGTDMDFAVYVPDHSPGARLPVVTYLSGLTCTPANVVEKGEYRAACAALGLIFVAPDTSPRGPGVPDDPAGAYDFGLGAGFYLDATEAPYRGPYAMRRYIAEELPALIASAFPADATRQSIMGHSMGGHGALTLALAAPGRYRAVSAFAPIVAPSRVPWGEKAFTGYLGLDRAAWRRHDAVAMIEDGARLPALLVDQGDADPFLAEQLRPELLRQACAAAGIDLTLRLQPGYDHSYYFISTFMPDHLRWHAARLAD from the coding sequence ATGATCGAGACGCTCTCCACCGCGCGCGCGCATGGCGGCACCCAGGGCCTGTACCGCCATGCCTCCACCGCCACCGGCACCGACATGGATTTCGCCGTCTATGTGCCCGATCATTCGCCGGGCGCGCGCCTGCCCGTCGTCACCTATCTGTCGGGCCTCACCTGCACCCCCGCCAATGTCGTCGAAAAGGGCGAGTATCGCGCCGCCTGCGCGGCGCTGGGGCTGATCTTCGTCGCGCCCGATACCAGCCCGCGCGGGCCGGGCGTGCCCGACGATCCTGCCGGCGCCTATGATTTCGGCCTGGGTGCGGGCTTCTATCTCGATGCGACCGAGGCCCCCTATCGCGGGCCCTATGCGATGCGCCGCTACATCGCCGAGGAATTGCCGGCGCTGATCGCCAGCGCCTTTCCCGCCGATGCGACGCGCCAGTCGATCATGGGCCATTCGATGGGCGGGCATGGCGCGCTCACCCTCGCGCTCGCCGCGCCGGGCCGATACCGCGCCGTCTCCGCCTTCGCGCCGATCGTCGCGCCCAGCCGCGTGCCCTGGGGCGAGAAGGCCTTTACCGGCTATCTCGGGCTCGATCGCGCCGCCTGGCGCCGGCACGATGCGGTGGCGATGATCGAGGATGGCGCGCGCCTGCCCGCGCTGCTGGTGGATCAGGGCGATGCCGATCCCTTCCTGGCCGAGCAGCTGCGGCCCGAGCTGCTGCGCCAGGCCTGCGCCGCGGCGGGGATCGATCTCACCCTGCGCCTGCAGCCGGGCTATGACCACAGCTATTATTTCATCTCGACCTTCATGCCCGATCATCTGCGCTGGCACGCCGCGCGGCTGGCGGATTGA
- a CDS encoding YebC/PmpR family DNA-binding transcriptional regulator has protein sequence MAGHSKFKNIMYRKGAQDKKRSALFSKLSREITVAAKAGLPDPDMNARLRSAIVAARAQSMPNDNIRRAIEKAAGNEMDNFEEVRYEGFGPGGVALIIETLTDNRNRTATNVRTAVSKNGGNLGASGAVSHGFDRRGLINYPAKAGDPDTVFEAALEAGAEDVSSSEDGHEIWTAVDSLHEVAKALEAKLGEPEGVKLAWRPQTQVTLTSVEDAQQLLKLIDALDDDDDVQTVWGNYDVPDAVMEQVG, from the coding sequence ATGGCCGGCCATTCCAAGTTCAAGAACATCATGTACCGCAAGGGCGCACAGGATAAGAAGCGTTCGGCGCTCTTCTCCAAGCTCTCGCGCGAGATCACCGTCGCGGCCAAGGCCGGCCTGCCCGATCCGGACATGAACGCCCGGCTGCGCTCGGCGATCGTCGCCGCGCGGGCGCAGTCCATGCCCAACGACAATATCCGCCGCGCCATCGAGAAGGCGGCGGGCAACGAAATGGATAATTTCGAGGAGGTCCGGTACGAGGGCTTCGGTCCCGGCGGCGTCGCGCTCATCATCGAGACGCTGACCGACAATCGCAACCGCACCGCCACCAATGTCCGCACCGCCGTCTCCAAGAATGGCGGCAATCTCGGCGCGAGCGGCGCGGTCAGCCATGGCTTCGACCGGCGCGGGCTGATTAACTATCCGGCCAAGGCGGGCGATCCTGACACGGTGTTCGAGGCCGCGCTGGAGGCGGGCGCGGAGGATGTCTCCTCCTCGGAGGATGGGCACGAGATCTGGACCGCGGTCGATTCGCTGCACGAAGTGGCCAAGGCGCTCGAGGCCAAGCTCGGCGAGCCCGAGGGCGTGAAGCTCGCCTGGCGGCCGCAGACCCAGGTTACGCTGACCAGCGTCGAGGATGCGCAGCAACTGCTCAAGCTCATCGACGCGCTCGACGATGACGATGATGTGCAGACGGTCTGGGGCAATTACGACGTGCCCGATGCGGTGATGGAGCAGGTCGGCTGA
- a CDS encoding DUF1244 domain-containing protein, with protein sequence MDIEAVDDRVAAAAFRRLVRHLRHRADAQNVDLMGLAGFCRNCLSDWLAEASAGTLDKAAARTAIYGMPYDEWKARHQAEATPEQLARMAESVRRNQPA encoded by the coding sequence ATGGACATCGAAGCCGTTGACGATCGGGTGGCGGCGGCCGCCTTCCGGCGCCTGGTGCGGCACCTGCGCCATCGCGCGGACGCGCAGAATGTCGATCTGATGGGGCTCGCCGGCTTCTGCCGCAACTGCCTGTCGGACTGGCTGGCCGAGGCGTCCGCGGGCACGCTGGACAAGGCGGCGGCGCGCACCGCGATCTACGGCATGCCCTATGACGAGTGGAAGGCGCGGCACCAGGCCGAGGCCACGCCCGAGCAGCTGGCGCGCATGGCGGAGAGCGTGCGCCGCAACCAGCCCGCTTGA
- the ruvA gene encoding Holliday junction branch migration protein RuvA, whose protein sequence is MIARLSGLLAELGADHAVVDVQGVGYLVQLSGRTLAAIGAPGGEVRLLTELHVREDAMTLYGFGSAAERDWFRLLTGVQGVGGRVALAILSVLAPDELSRAVAAADKAMVARANGVGPKLALRIVTELKDKAGPALAAVGPGAGAGGAAAGGGAAADAASALANLGFRPAEAQAAVTAAEEELGPGATLDALVRLALRKAAR, encoded by the coding sequence ATGATCGCGCGGCTCAGCGGCCTCCTCGCCGAGCTGGGCGCCGATCATGCCGTCGTCGACGTGCAGGGCGTCGGCTATCTGGTGCAGCTGTCGGGGCGGACGCTGGCCGCGATCGGCGCGCCGGGCGGCGAGGTGCGGCTGCTGACCGAGCTGCACGTGCGCGAGGATGCGATGACGCTGTACGGCTTCGGATCCGCCGCCGAGCGCGATTGGTTTCGCCTGCTCACCGGCGTGCAGGGCGTGGGTGGGCGGGTTGCGCTGGCGATCCTTTCGGTGCTCGCCCCGGACGAGCTGAGCCGCGCCGTGGCCGCCGCCGACAAGGCGATGGTGGCGCGCGCCAATGGCGTCGGGCCGAAGCTGGCGCTGCGCATCGTCACCGAACTCAAGGACAAGGCGGGGCCGGCGCTGGCGGCCGTGGGGCCAGGCGCGGGCGCGGGCGGGGCGGCGGCGGGGGGCGGCGCCGCGGCGGACGCCGCCTCCGCGCTCGCCAATCTCGGCTTCCGCCCGGCCGAGGCGCAGGCGGCGGTGACCGCCGCCGAGGAGGAACTCGGCCCCGGCGCGACGCTCGACGCGCTGGTGCGCTTGGCCTTGCGCAAAGCCGCGCGCTGA
- the pyk gene encoding pyruvate kinase, giving the protein MSIKTSALEPRQRKVRILATLGPASRSPEMIETLFIAGADAFRLNMSHGDHADHAASVVAIRALEKKYNRPTTILADLQGPKLRVGTFAEGLVTLRKGETFVLDRDPTPGDAGRVHLRHKEIYQALRPGERLLLDDGKLVLRVTECDDQRIETIVEVGGPLSNHKGLNVPDVVVPLAALTEKDRLDLAFALEQGVDWIALSFVQRPDDLAEARKLVGGRAALLAKLEKPAAIDRLEEIVEMADAVMVARGDLGVELPPEKVPPIQKRIVAAARTLGRPVVVATQMLESMIKAPTPTRAEVSDVATAIYDGADAIMLSAESAAGDWPEEAVAMMDRIARTVESDPAYFARVHFTETRPDATTADAIASAAARIVDTVSAATIVCYTSSGGTVRRVSRERPRVPMLALTPKLETARRLGLVWGTHAVHTRDIASFEEMVAKARRMALRARVAKGGDPVVLMAGVPFGTPGATNVLHVVRLRGDELKNYHAD; this is encoded by the coding sequence ATGTCGATCAAGACGAGCGCACTCGAGCCGCGCCAGCGCAAGGTGCGCATCCTCGCGACGCTCGGGCCGGCCAGCCGGTCGCCCGAGATGATCGAAACCCTGTTCATCGCCGGCGCGGACGCCTTCCGCCTCAATATGAGCCATGGCGATCATGCCGATCATGCCGCCTCGGTGGTGGCGATCCGCGCGCTCGAGAAAAAATATAATCGGCCGACCACGATCCTGGCCGATCTCCAGGGGCCCAAGCTGCGCGTCGGCACCTTCGCCGAAGGGCTGGTGACGCTGCGCAAGGGCGAGACCTTCGTGCTCGACCGCGATCCCACGCCGGGCGATGCCGGGCGCGTGCACCTCCGCCACAAGGAAATCTACCAGGCGCTGCGGCCGGGCGAGCGGCTGCTGCTCGACGATGGCAAGCTGGTGCTGCGCGTCACCGAGTGCGACGACCAGCGGATCGAGACGATCGTCGAGGTCGGCGGCCCGCTCTCCAACCACAAGGGGCTCAACGTGCCCGACGTGGTGGTGCCGCTCGCCGCGCTCACCGAGAAGGACCGGCTCGATCTCGCCTTCGCGCTCGAACAGGGGGTGGATTGGATCGCGCTCTCCTTCGTGCAGCGGCCCGACGATCTCGCCGAGGCGCGCAAGCTGGTCGGCGGCCGCGCCGCGCTGCTCGCCAAGCTCGAAAAGCCGGCCGCGATCGATCGCCTCGAGGAGATCGTCGAGATGGCCGATGCGGTGATGGTGGCGCGCGGCGATCTCGGCGTCGAGCTGCCGCCCGAGAAGGTGCCGCCGATCCAGAAGCGCATCGTCGCCGCCGCGCGCACGCTCGGCCGGCCCGTGGTGGTCGCCACGCAGATGCTCGAATCGATGATCAAGGCGCCCACGCCGACCCGCGCCGAGGTGTCCGACGTCGCCACCGCCATCTATGACGGCGCCGACGCGATCATGCTCTCCGCCGAAAGCGCCGCCGGCGACTGGCCCGAGGAAGCGGTGGCGATGATGGACCGCATCGCCCGCACCGTGGAAAGCGATCCCGCCTATTTCGCGCGCGTCCACTTCACCGAGACGCGGCCGGACGCCACCACCGCCGATGCCATCGCCTCGGCGGCGGCGCGCATCGTCGATACCGTCTCGGCGGCGACGATCGTCTGCTACACCAGCTCCGGCGGCACCGTCCGGCGCGTCTCGCGCGAGCGGCCGCGCGTGCCGATGCTGGCGCTCACCCCCAAGCTGGAGACGGCGCGGCGGCTGGGCCTGGTGTGGGGCACCCATGCGGTGCACACGCGCGACATCGCCAGCTTCGAGGAGATGGTCGCCAAGGCGCGGCGGATGGCGCTGCGCGCGCGCGTGGCGAAGGGCGGCGATCCCGTGGTGCTGATGGCGGGCGTGCCCTTCGGCACGCCGGGCGCCACCAACGTCCTCCATGTCGTCCGCCTGCGCGGCGACGAGCTCAAGAACTACCACGCCGATTGA
- a CDS encoding DUF2312 domain-containing protein, translated as MSDGNVAADQLRLFIERIERLEEEKKGMQDDIKDVYLEAKSQGYDPKTMRQIVRLRKMEKNARDEAEALLETYKAALGLS; from the coding sequence ATGAGTGACGGCAACGTCGCAGCCGATCAGCTGCGCCTCTTCATCGAACGCATCGAGCGCTTGGAGGAAGAGAAGAAGGGCATGCAGGACGACATCAAGGACGTCTATCTGGAGGCCAAGTCGCAGGGCTACGACCCCAAGACGATGCGCCAGATCGTGCGGCTCCGGAAGATGGAGAAGAATGCGCGCGACGAGGCCGAGGCGCTGCTCGAGACCTATAAGGCGGCGCTGGGCCTGAGCTGA